A single genomic interval of uncultured Cohaesibacter sp. harbors:
- the cobD gene encoding threonine-phosphate decarboxylase CobD — protein MVASDDNIMMHGGDLSAAMNRYGGTREGWLDLSAGINHVSYPFNRDSALDSIGCLPTQADLVDCLAAARMAYNVPDEVSIVASPGTQSLIQSMPVLLGTNQSCLILGPTYSEHQRAMARAGVDVAMVNEVPKEFFPGDCLLVCNPNNPDGRTLDAELLVELASKLHRQRGLLIVDEAFADVNPQLSVMPHLAEMPNCVILRSFGKFFGLSGIRLGFLMGHEVQISKIRDMLGPWAVSTPALRVGTQALSDLEWQKSQREKLQAQAELMDKVLDKRGLYTAGGTSLFRLVIKEDARDLHRKLAEMHIWSRIFDYRSDYIRFGIPIDQKAMNRFDEALGKVMYR, from the coding sequence ATGGTAGCCAGCGACGACAACATTATGATGCATGGGGGCGATCTGTCCGCTGCGATGAACCGATATGGTGGAACACGGGAAGGTTGGCTGGATCTATCTGCTGGTATCAACCACGTGTCTTATCCGTTTAATAGAGATTCTGCACTGGATTCAATTGGTTGTCTTCCGACACAAGCGGATCTGGTCGATTGTCTGGCAGCTGCGCGTATGGCTTACAATGTGCCCGATGAAGTGTCGATTGTCGCTTCTCCTGGAACACAGTCTCTTATTCAGTCCATGCCGGTGCTATTGGGAACCAACCAGAGTTGCCTTATTCTCGGTCCGACCTATTCTGAGCATCAGCGCGCCATGGCGCGTGCAGGTGTCGATGTAGCGATGGTCAATGAAGTGCCGAAGGAATTCTTCCCTGGTGATTGCCTGCTGGTTTGCAACCCGAACAATCCCGATGGTCGGACGCTGGACGCTGAGTTGCTGGTTGAATTGGCGAGCAAGTTGCATCGCCAACGGGGGCTGCTCATCGTTGATGAAGCTTTTGCCGATGTAAATCCACAGTTGAGCGTAATGCCGCATCTGGCAGAAATGCCAAACTGCGTCATTCTGCGCTCCTTTGGCAAATTCTTCGGCCTTTCCGGTATCAGGCTCGGCTTCCTCATGGGGCATGAAGTCCAGATTAGCAAGATTCGCGATATGCTGGGCCCTTGGGCTGTTTCCACCCCTGCCCTGCGTGTTGGCACTCAGGCGCTGAGTGATCTGGAATGGCAAAAGAGCCAGCGTGAAAAGCTTCAGGCTCAAGCCGAGCTTATGGACAAGGTACTCGATAAACGCGGCCTCTACACCGCGGGTGGCACGTCGCTTTTCCGTCTGGTGATCAAGGAAGATGCACGCGACCTTCATCGCAAGCTGGCTGAAATGCACATTTGGTCGCGCATTTTTGACTATCGTTCGGATTATATTCGTTTCGGTATTCCTATCGATCAGAAAGCGATGAACCGATTTGACGAAGCTCTTGGCAAGGTTATGTATCGGTGA